A single genomic interval of Agarivorans aestuarii harbors:
- the ftsX gene encoding permease-like cell division protein FtsX gives MAGAKPQVKVAFPVRFMMFWVRHLQQCIASLGELWRTPASSMLTLAVIGVCLALPASFYLATKNVQQLTAYWKSDAQISLFLKQNVTEQQRDLLQKNISSMQQVAAVELVTKQQGLAEFQANSGFEDVLALLPENPLPDVLLVLPSAEYSSASAAKTLLDSLQEHSLVEEGRLDVEWLQRLDTIVSMLQQAAWLLIILLLTAVALIVSNTLRLNILNRRNEIEVMKLVGATDAFIQRPFLYTGFWFGIVGGLMAWVLCNILLIWTEYALQQIGLLYQQDIYLSGLSIQEFGWLILFATLLGLGASWFSVNRHIKQIEPS, from the coding sequence ATGGCTGGCGCTAAACCGCAAGTGAAAGTCGCGTTTCCGGTACGCTTTATGATGTTTTGGGTACGCCATCTACAGCAATGTATTGCCAGCTTAGGCGAGCTTTGGCGCACCCCTGCTAGCTCAATGCTTACTTTAGCGGTAATCGGCGTTTGTTTGGCTTTGCCTGCAAGCTTTTATTTGGCCACCAAAAATGTTCAACAGCTTACTGCTTACTGGAAAAGTGATGCTCAAATTAGTTTGTTTCTAAAACAAAACGTTACCGAGCAACAGCGCGATTTATTGCAAAAAAATATATCCAGTATGCAGCAAGTGGCCGCTGTAGAGCTGGTTACCAAGCAACAGGGCTTGGCCGAGTTTCAAGCCAACAGCGGCTTTGAAGACGTACTTGCTTTATTACCAGAAAACCCCTTGCCCGATGTATTGCTGGTGCTGCCAAGTGCCGAGTACAGTTCAGCTAGCGCTGCAAAAACCTTACTCGACAGTTTGCAAGAGCATAGCTTGGTTGAAGAAGGCCGTTTAGATGTTGAATGGCTTCAACGTTTAGACACCATTGTAAGCATGCTGCAGCAAGCCGCTTGGCTGCTGATTATACTGTTGCTCACTGCGGTGGCTTTAATTGTAAGTAATACCCTGCGATTAAACATTCTCAATCGTCGTAACGAAATCGAAGTTATGAAGTTGGTCGGCGCCACCGACGCCTTTATTCAACGGCCGTTTTTATATACCGGATTTTGGTTTGGCATTGTAGGCGGCTTAATGGCTTGGGTATTGTGTAATATTCTGCTTATTTGGACCGAGTACGCCCTGCAGCAAATCGGTTTGTTGTACCAACAAGACATTTACCTCTCGGGTCTAAGCATTCAAGAGTTTGGCTGGTTAATCTTATTTGCAACTTTACTGGGTTTAGGTGCATCATGGTTCTCGGTAAATCGCCATATTAAGCAGATAGAGCCGAGCTAG
- the ftsE gene encoding cell division ATP-binding protein FtsE translates to MIRFEQVSKIYPGSQRALQKVSFQLEQGKMAFLTGHSGAGKSTLLKLITAMERPSDGKVWVNGDDISRITHRKIPYLRRQMGVIFQDHKLLMDRTVFDNVALPLVIEGYSMGNIKRRVAAALDKVGLLDKANCTPVILSGGEQQRVGIARAVVNKPAILIADEPTGNLDPALSLEIFRLFEEFNRVGVAVLIASHDLSLIAKMHYQRLILQNGQLLNASQAEEVQ, encoded by the coding sequence ATGATCCGGTTTGAGCAAGTAAGTAAAATTTATCCAGGTAGCCAGCGAGCCTTACAAAAAGTCTCGTTTCAACTAGAACAGGGAAAAATGGCCTTTTTAACCGGCCACTCTGGCGCAGGAAAAAGTACCTTGCTCAAACTTATCACCGCCATGGAGCGCCCCAGCGACGGTAAAGTATGGGTAAATGGCGATGATATTAGTCGTATCACTCATCGAAAAATTCCTTATCTTCGCCGTCAAATGGGTGTGATTTTTCAAGATCACAAACTGCTAATGGACCGCACGGTATTCGACAATGTTGCTCTGCCTTTAGTGATTGAAGGCTATAGCATGGGCAATATTAAACGCCGTGTTGCCGCTGCCCTCGATAAAGTGGGGCTGTTAGATAAAGCTAATTGCACTCCGGTTATTCTCTCTGGTGGTGAGCAGCAGCGAGTAGGCATTGCGCGCGCTGTAGTCAACAAACCTGCTATTTTGATCGCCGATGAGCCAACTGGTAACTTAGACCCAGCATTGTCCTTAGAGATTTTCCGCTTATTCGAAGAGTTCAACCGCGTGGGTGTTGCGGTACTTATCGCAAGTCACGATTTAAGCCTAATCGCTAAAATGCACTATCAGCGACTTATTCTCCAAAATGGTCAGTTGCTTAATGCCTCTCAAGCAGAGGAGGTGCAGTAA
- the ftsY gene encoding signal recognition particle-docking protein FtsY codes for MAKKKGLFSWFGRKKDDEQQQSSDPAAEQQDTQQAELDAQAEREAQAEREAQAERQAQAEREAQAEREAQAEREAQAEREAQAEREAQAEREAQAEREAQAEREAQAEREAQAEREAQAEREAQAAQEAELAAQAEQEAELAAASQAAEPVKKMGLFARLRAGLRRTRKNFGWGFFSLFKGRKIDDELFEELEEQLLVADVGVDTTLKIIENLTSHVKRSDLQDGEALYQQLKLDMASMLNQVEAPLDLDSSDGPFVILMVGVNGVGKTTTIGKLAKQYQSKGKSVMLAAGDTFRAAAVEQLQVWGERNQIPVIAQHTGADSASVIFDAFQAAKSRNVDVLIADTAGRLQNKAHLMEELKKIVRVMKKLDDAAPHEIMLTIDASTGQNAISQANLFNQAVGLTGLTLTKLDGTAKGGVIFALADKFALPIRYIGVGEGIDDLREFESQPFVDALFSSEESEEA; via the coding sequence ATGGCAAAAAAGAAGGGCCTATTTTCTTGGTTTGGCCGAAAAAAAGATGACGAGCAACAACAATCAAGCGATCCCGCCGCAGAACAACAAGATACTCAGCAAGCTGAGTTAGACGCGCAAGCAGAACGCGAAGCACAGGCAGAACGCGAAGCCCAAGCAGAACGCCAAGCGCAAGCAGAACGTGAAGCACAAGCAGAACGCGAAGCCCAAGCAGAACGCGAAGCACAAGCAGAACGCGAAGCACAAGCAGAACGCGAAGCCCAAGCAGAACGCGAAGCTCAAGCTGAACGCGAAGCTCAAGCAGAGCGAGAAGCCCAAGCAGAACGTGAAGCACAAGCAGAACGCGAAGCCCAAGCAGAACGTGAGGCCCAAGCAGCACAAGAGGCCGAACTAGCGGCACAGGCTGAACAAGAAGCCGAGCTAGCTGCAGCGTCGCAAGCTGCTGAGCCAGTGAAAAAAATGGGCTTGTTTGCCCGTTTGCGTGCTGGCTTAAGGCGCACCCGTAAGAATTTTGGTTGGGGTTTCTTTTCTCTCTTTAAAGGGCGAAAGATTGATGATGAGCTGTTTGAAGAATTAGAAGAACAGTTATTGGTGGCAGATGTTGGCGTTGATACCACGTTAAAGATTATCGAAAACCTCACCAGTCACGTTAAACGTAGCGACCTACAAGATGGTGAAGCCTTATACCAGCAACTAAAACTCGATATGGCAAGTATGCTTAATCAAGTTGAAGCGCCTTTAGATTTAGATAGTAGCGACGGACCGTTTGTTATCTTAATGGTTGGGGTTAATGGTGTGGGTAAGACCACCACCATTGGTAAGCTTGCCAAGCAATATCAAAGTAAGGGTAAATCGGTGATGTTGGCCGCGGGTGATACTTTCCGCGCCGCAGCGGTAGAGCAGCTGCAAGTGTGGGGTGAACGTAATCAGATCCCGGTAATTGCACAACACACTGGCGCCGACAGTGCTTCGGTAATTTTCGATGCTTTTCAAGCAGCTAAGTCACGAAATGTAGATGTATTGATTGCCGATACAGCAGGTCGCTTGCAAAATAAAGCGCATCTAATGGAAGAGTTGAAGAAGATTGTACGAGTAATGAAAAAGCTCGACGATGCCGCTCCTCATGAAATTATGTTAACTATTGATGCCAGCACTGGCCAAAATGCCATTAGCCAAGCTAACTTATTTAACCAAGCGGTGGGCTTAACGGGTTTAACACTTACCAAGTTAGATGGCACCGCTAAAGGTGGGGTAATTTTTGCCTTAGCCGACAAGTTTGCTTTGCCTATTCGTTATATTGGTGTGGGTGAAGGCATTGATGATTTACGCGAGTTTGAGTCACAACCCTTTGTTGATGCGCTATTTAGCAGCGAAGAGAGTGAAGAGGCGTAG
- the rsmD gene encoding 16S rRNA (guanine(966)-N(2))-methyltransferase RsmD, which yields MARLSSRKHSNQSNKSNNGSGQVRIIAGQWRGRKLKVLNSQGLRPTTDRVKETVFNWLSPYLHNSHCLDLFAGSGSLGFEALSRFASFTTFVEKDAQAAKQLKANLQVLELSSEQAKLINQDALQWLKQTPSEAYDIVFIDPPFRCELLAPSCAMLNDNGWLKPDALVYLEFENEANEPQLPANWHCIKEKQAGQVSYRLYQLT from the coding sequence ATGGCACGGCTTTCCTCAAGAAAACATTCAAATCAAAGTAACAAATCTAATAATGGCAGCGGTCAGGTACGCATAATTGCCGGTCAATGGCGCGGGCGAAAGCTCAAGGTGCTGAATAGCCAAGGCTTACGCCCAACGACCGACCGAGTTAAAGAAACCGTATTTAACTGGTTAAGCCCCTATTTGCACAACAGCCATTGCTTAGATCTTTTTGCTGGAAGCGGCAGCTTAGGTTTTGAGGCCTTGTCGCGTTTTGCTAGTTTTACCACCTTTGTAGAGAAAGATGCGCAAGCCGCTAAGCAGCTTAAGGCCAATTTACAAGTGTTAGAACTTAGCAGCGAGCAAGCAAAGCTAATAAATCAAGATGCCCTGCAATGGCTAAAGCAAACACCAAGCGAAGCCTACGACATAGTATTTATTGACCCGCCGTTTCGTTGCGAGCTACTAGCACCTAGCTGCGCAATGTTAAATGACAATGGCTGGCTAAAACCCGACGCCCTGGTTTATCTTGAATTTGAGAACGAAGCCAACGAGCCCCAATTACCCGCAAACTGGCACTGCATAAAAGAAAAACAAGCAGGCCAAGTAAGCTACCGTTTATACCAACTAACTTAA
- a CDS encoding DUF1145 domain-containing protein — MFIKIGKLFMAAMWLAMLLSPIIFVPPYNWILPLVGGFLLLLHGVQLLSIRGTLVEAGVLKKGDNLQILFFGFFAMWQIHKRMTGKDS; from the coding sequence ATGTTTATTAAAATTGGCAAACTGTTTATGGCTGCCATGTGGTTAGCAATGCTACTCAGCCCAATTATTTTTGTTCCACCATACAATTGGATATTGCCGCTAGTGGGTGGCTTTTTGTTATTGCTGCACGGCGTTCAGCTGTTATCCATTCGCGGTACTTTAGTTGAAGCTGGCGTGTTGAAGAAGGGTGATAATCTACAAATTTTGTTCTTTGGCTTTTTTGCTATGTGGCAAATTCACAAACGTATGACTGGGAAAGACTCTTGA
- a CDS encoding BamA/TamA family outer membrane protein: MITRQLLLASICFVSLPSWAMSVTVIDDAKHQRSGAWTQVLPYAYYTENLQWGVGIGVGAAGHIQPSSSMVATATVTSNDSWMGFLYSGDYQMPFADRIFFDTTLYQTNFTRDPQYINGNSDYPGERAGSNDSSQENRVYTHSKGQEYRFRFRYLLPLGHGKNSAVHTFRVNRGEVMEGYEAGAKEWNPLTSGRTIIQLEPFYWKQDVSEYNQLQDSNTSAGLTLELEYDNRNYHQNPTAGSRQRLNVSRDWGGSERPSWTMWELSASKYISLPKTSWAQSQVLAFGFATSDTPTWNHSSYNNGEQQYHRPAWFAGSRLGGMDRLKGYETARYHDRSMIYYSAEYRFTPNWNPLPKVPIVNWFNVPAWYWVAFAEIGRVADEYNLATLHQDMKYSIGGSLRVMLEGVVLRGDFATSGDDSIFRLGINHPY; the protein is encoded by the coding sequence TTGATTACACGCCAGTTACTATTGGCGAGTATTTGCTTTGTAAGTCTGCCTAGTTGGGCGATGAGCGTTACGGTCATTGATGATGCTAAACATCAACGCAGCGGAGCTTGGACCCAAGTACTACCCTATGCCTATTACACCGAAAACCTTCAGTGGGGCGTGGGTATTGGCGTTGGCGCGGCAGGGCATATTCAGCCCAGCTCTAGCATGGTGGCAACGGCGACAGTAACCAGTAACGATAGCTGGATGGGCTTTTTGTATAGCGGTGACTATCAAATGCCTTTTGCTGACCGGATCTTTTTTGATACCACTTTGTATCAAACTAATTTTACTCGTGATCCGCAATATATTAACGGTAATTCGGATTACCCAGGAGAGCGAGCAGGTAGTAATGATTCAAGCCAAGAGAACCGTGTTTATACCCACAGCAAAGGCCAAGAGTATCGCTTTAGATTTCGCTATTTACTGCCTCTAGGCCACGGTAAAAACTCAGCAGTTCACACCTTTAGAGTGAACCGCGGTGAAGTAATGGAAGGTTACGAAGCAGGCGCGAAAGAATGGAACCCACTCACCAGCGGCCGCACCATTATTCAACTTGAACCTTTTTATTGGAAACAAGACGTTAGTGAATATAACCAACTGCAAGATTCGAATACCTCGGCGGGCCTTACCTTAGAACTTGAGTACGATAATCGTAACTACCATCAAAACCCAACAGCAGGTAGCCGACAGCGCTTAAATGTAAGCCGTGATTGGGGCGGTAGTGAGCGACCTTCGTGGACGATGTGGGAACTTTCGGCCTCTAAGTACATCAGTTTACCAAAAACCTCTTGGGCACAAAGCCAAGTATTGGCGTTTGGCTTTGCCACCTCTGATACACCCACTTGGAACCACAGTTCCTACAACAATGGCGAACAGCAATATCATCGCCCTGCCTGGTTTGCTGGCTCCCGCTTAGGGGGGATGGACAGGCTCAAAGGCTATGAAACCGCTCGTTATCACGACCGTTCGATGATCTATTATTCGGCAGAATACCGCTTTACACCCAACTGGAACCCGCTGCCTAAAGTGCCGATTGTAAATTGGTTTAACGTACCAGCTTGGTACTGGGTCGCCTTTGCTGAAATTGGCCGAGTGGCCGATGAATACAACTTGGCAACCTTACACCAAGATATGAAATACAGCATAGGCGGGAGCCTTAGAGTAATGCTGGAAGGGGTGGTGTTACGTGGAGATTTTGCTACCAGCGGCGATGACAGCATTTTTCGTTTAGGTATTAATCACCCTTACTAG
- a CDS encoding YhgN family NAAT transporter: MDMLSAAVMLFLIMDPLGNLPVFLSMVKHLDPKRRRIVLLRELVFALTVMFAFLFAGEQILGFLNLRQEAVSLAGGIILFLIALKMIFPQPGGVAGLAAGEEPFLVPMAIPMIAGPSVLASLMLLANQDGSRMLDWSLALLIAWGISVVIFLFSGVLLKLLGEKGLKAMERLMGMLLIMLAVQMFLDGIADYWQSL; the protein is encoded by the coding sequence ATGGATATGTTATCAGCAGCAGTGATGTTGTTTTTGATTATGGATCCGCTAGGAAACCTTCCAGTGTTCCTTAGCATGGTCAAACATCTTGACCCCAAACGTCGGCGAATCGTTTTACTACGAGAGCTGGTGTTTGCCCTTACTGTTATGTTTGCCTTTTTGTTTGCTGGTGAGCAAATCCTCGGTTTCTTAAATCTTCGACAAGAAGCGGTAAGCCTTGCTGGCGGGATAATTCTATTCCTTATTGCCTTGAAGATGATTTTCCCTCAGCCCGGTGGTGTTGCTGGTCTCGCTGCGGGTGAAGAGCCCTTTTTAGTGCCGATGGCCATCCCAATGATTGCCGGACCTTCGGTACTTGCATCGTTAATGCTGCTGGCAAATCAAGATGGAAGTCGGATGCTAGATTGGTCTTTGGCGCTACTCATTGCTTGGGGCATTAGCGTAGTGATCTTCTTATTTAGTGGGGTGCTTCTAAAACTGCTAGGAGAGAAAGGATTAAAAGCCATGGAGCGTTTAATGGGCATGTTGCTTATTATGCTTGCGGTGCAAATGTTCCTTGATGGAATAGCCGATTATTGGCAATCACTATAA
- a CDS encoding phosphate ABC transporter substrate-binding protein encodes MKKLLLALSLSVFSLSSLAAPVVIANPAGPDALSKAEVKKLFLGKLKKLPNGTPPVVIEYKEGDALRASFHDAATGKSEAQLQAYWSKLIFTGKAKPPKTAASPSVAVSEVAGNAAAIAYVDEADVTDAVKVVYKP; translated from the coding sequence ATGAAAAAACTATTGTTGGCTCTGTCTTTGAGCGTATTTAGTCTAAGTAGCTTGGCTGCTCCGGTAGTAATAGCAAACCCTGCAGGCCCTGATGCTTTATCAAAAGCAGAAGTGAAAAAGTTGTTTTTAGGTAAGCTTAAAAAGCTACCTAATGGCACACCACCAGTGGTGATTGAATATAAAGAAGGCGACGCATTACGTGCTAGCTTTCACGATGCTGCAACCGGTAAAAGTGAAGCCCAGCTTCAAGCTTATTGGTCAAAGTTAATCTTCACTGGTAAAGCTAAGCCGCCTAAAACGGCTGCTTCTCCGTCAGTTGCTGTGTCAGAAGTTGCTGGCAATGCCGCTGCTATAGCCTATGTTGACGAAGCGGATGTAACCGATGCAGTAAAAGTCGTTTATAAACCGTAA
- a CDS encoding methyl-accepting chemotaxis protein, producing the protein MDLARRLKISHKVGILAAIAVVGFAIYLVNNMQVQQQSQFNIEQIRDQYFPALDTATVAQNTLYNVDQLLQTAVTTGEEESLDAADEQNQLLNDKLNELITILPSARQDVEQLQSLQNKYYGQARGIAMSLVDGSADFATLPAKAERSAAVLQELTQGLASLRVNTEKAFNETIDGTIASSQSAVTTGIILGVATIVVVIFVGIMTTRSIVNSIAQVTSSLREIAEGEGDLTVRVDYDGKDEIATLVHWFNQFISKMQISIATTTETVQALQDVSTRLMETSKHTASSIESQNHSVDAVSAAIQEMTASVHHIADFASQASQEASSANSSAQEGNQVVENTISVINDLAEEVNGTAQAINQLESYTSNVGVILDAIRGIAEQTNLLALNAAIEAARAGEQGRGFAVVADEVRTLASRTQDSTQEIQQVLEELQKGSGSAVEAMNRGIEQAGLSVEQSAQAGKSLMDITGKVESIHAVNEQIAAATEEQTKTSDLIHNSVNDIQQISLAVAKSSSEIDNVSEDVRQVTQRLSEVISQFKV; encoded by the coding sequence ATGGATTTGGCTAGACGTCTAAAAATAAGCCATAAGGTTGGGATCTTGGCGGCAATTGCTGTTGTTGGGTTTGCAATCTACTTGGTAAACAACATGCAAGTTCAGCAACAAAGCCAGTTCAATATTGAACAAATCAGAGATCAGTACTTCCCAGCCTTAGACACCGCAACGGTTGCGCAAAACACCCTATATAACGTAGACCAATTGCTACAAACAGCAGTAACCACCGGTGAAGAAGAATCATTGGATGCGGCTGATGAGCAAAATCAGCTGTTAAACGATAAGCTAAATGAGCTAATTACAATTCTGCCTAGCGCTAGGCAAGACGTAGAACAATTGCAAAGCCTACAAAATAAGTATTACGGCCAAGCTAGAGGCATTGCCATGAGCTTGGTGGATGGCAGTGCCGACTTTGCCACTTTACCTGCCAAGGCAGAGCGCTCCGCCGCTGTACTGCAAGAGCTGACTCAAGGTTTGGCAAGTTTGCGGGTAAACACCGAAAAAGCCTTTAACGAAACCATAGATGGCACCATTGCGAGTTCTCAGTCTGCGGTTACCACTGGTATTATTTTGGGCGTGGCCACCATTGTAGTGGTTATCTTTGTCGGCATTATGACCACTCGCAGTATTGTTAACTCGATTGCCCAAGTGACTTCATCATTGCGTGAAATCGCCGAAGGTGAAGGGGACCTTACCGTTCGTGTTGACTACGACGGTAAAGATGAAATAGCCACGCTGGTTCATTGGTTCAATCAGTTTATTAGTAAGATGCAAATTAGCATTGCTACAACCACCGAAACCGTGCAAGCCCTTCAAGATGTGTCTACTCGCTTAATGGAAACCAGTAAACATACTGCGAGTAGTATCGAGTCTCAAAATCACTCGGTAGATGCAGTCAGTGCGGCAATTCAAGAAATGACCGCTAGTGTGCACCATATTGCTGACTTTGCCTCGCAAGCTTCTCAAGAAGCGTCTTCTGCAAACAGTTCCGCGCAAGAAGGCAACCAAGTTGTAGAAAATACCATCTCAGTAATTAACGATTTAGCTGAAGAAGTGAACGGTACGGCACAAGCGATTAACCAGCTTGAATCTTATACCAGCAATGTAGGTGTGATTTTAGATGCGATTCGCGGCATTGCAGAGCAAACCAATTTGCTAGCCTTGAATGCTGCTATTGAAGCAGCACGTGCCGGCGAACAGGGACGAGGCTTTGCGGTAGTAGCCGATGAAGTTCGCACCCTTGCCTCGCGCACCCAAGACTCGACTCAAGAAATTCAACAAGTATTAGAAGAGCTACAAAAAGGCTCAGGGTCGGCTGTTGAAGCAATGAACCGTGGTATTGAACAAGCCGGCTTAAGTGTTGAGCAATCTGCCCAAGCGGGTAAATCACTAATGGATATCACCGGTAAGGTGGAATCCATTCATGCTGTGAACGAGCAAATTGCAGCAGCAACAGAAGAACAAACTAAGACCTCGGATCTCATTCACAACAGCGTGAATGACATTCAACAAATATCTCTCGCAGTGGCAAAAAGTTCTAGCGAAATAGACAACGTTAGCGAGGATGTAAGGCAAGTAACTCAACGATTAAGTGAAGTTATTAGCCAATTTAAAGTGTAA
- a CDS encoding YecH family metal-binding protein, with protein sequence MSQSIHGHQVMQLMLEQGGSFTSASLEALMKETFGEDSEYHTCRQKGMNAQQLIVFLAERGKFIEAKQGFTTAESKICSHK encoded by the coding sequence ATGAGTCAGTCGATTCACGGGCATCAAGTGATGCAGTTGATGTTAGAACAAGGTGGTAGTTTCACTTCTGCGTCTCTAGAGGCGTTAATGAAAGAAACATTTGGTGAAGACAGTGAGTACCATACTTGTCGTCAAAAAGGCATGAACGCCCAGCAATTGATCGTGTTCTTAGCAGAACGTGGCAAGTTCATCGAAGCAAAACAAGGCTTTACTACTGCTGAATCAAAGATCTGCTCTCACAAATAA
- a CDS encoding flagellin — MAINQVSSSVSPSDFYMDQAKKRQEEQDEKLASGKRINTAADDPAGLQISNRLTTGISEQEAYANIYQNQVSLNNIESAQLQGTTELLQQNQALVVQSGNGIYNSDDIAALQAQVDANTAAIPNATDLGVDNVDLNDPATAQAALQGGQQTTDANQAELGASSNAAESAYRSTQAAIEAQSAARSRILDTNYAQSTSQQAQNDALLQSSIQSYQQQLASKNIEKLI; from the coding sequence ATGGCTATCAATCAGGTTTCAAGCTCCGTTTCTCCGTCCGATTTTTATATGGATCAAGCGAAGAAGCGCCAAGAAGAACAAGATGAAAAACTTGCTTCTGGTAAGCGTATTAACACGGCGGCAGATGATCCTGCAGGCTTACAGATTTCTAATCGCTTAACCACTGGTATTAGCGAGCAAGAAGCTTACGCTAATATCTATCAAAACCAAGTTAGCCTTAACAATATTGAATCTGCTCAACTACAGGGCACTACCGAGCTATTGCAGCAGAACCAAGCGTTGGTTGTACAAAGTGGTAATGGTATTTATAACTCTGACGATATTGCCGCTTTGCAAGCTCAAGTTGATGCCAACACTGCCGCTATTCCCAACGCCACCGATCTTGGCGTAGATAATGTTGATCTTAACGATCCTGCCACAGCTCAAGCAGCGTTGCAGGGGGGCCAGCAAACTACCGATGCCAATCAAGCTGAACTGGGTGCGTCTAGTAATGCGGCAGAGTCTGCTTATCGCTCTACCCAAGCTGCCATCGAGGCACAAAGCGCAGCGCGTTCTCGCATACTAGATACCAACTATGCGCAATCAACTTCGCAACAAGCCCAAAACGATGCCTTGTTGCAAAGCTCTATTCAGTCTTACCAACAACAATTGGCCTCCAAGAACATTGAGAAGCTTATCTAG
- a CDS encoding DUF2007 domain-containing protein produces the protein MGQWHEFYRAANFVEARLLQGMLSKMGIESRVDGEYAMAAAGELPMDVVQVTLMVELAQWDKAKQAVKEYEVNSVAEWTCAKCQEINPGSFDYCWSCEQEKSAK, from the coding sequence ATGGGCCAATGGCATGAGTTTTATCGAGCGGCCAACTTTGTAGAAGCGCGATTACTGCAAGGTATGCTAAGCAAAATGGGCATTGAGAGCCGTGTTGATGGAGAGTACGCAATGGCCGCAGCTGGCGAGCTCCCTATGGACGTTGTACAAGTCACTTTGATGGTGGAGTTAGCCCAGTGGGATAAAGCCAAGCAAGCAGTTAAAGAATACGAAGTAAATAGTGTGGCCGAATGGACATGTGCTAAGTGCCAAGAAATAAACCCTGGAAGCTTTGATTATTGCTGGTCTTGCGAGCAAGAAAAAAGCGCAAAATAA
- a CDS encoding ammonium transporter: MDNISDAIDVLSQSANTLFILLGAIMVLAMHAGFAFLEVGTVRHKNQVNALVKIITDFAFSGVAYFVIGYYLAYGSHFFNSAEVLAEGNGYELVKFFFLLTFAAAIPAIVSGGIAERGKFYPFLIASSLIVGLVYPIFEGIIWNGNFGFQAWLEAQFGAAFHDFAGSVVVHAMGGWLALVAIKVLGARKGRKPGVAFAPSNIPFLALGAWVLTVGWFGFNVMSAQTMDGISGLVAVNTLMAMVGGTIVALVVGRNDPGFVHNGPLAGLVAVCAGSDLMHPIGALVTGGVAGALFVWVFTWLQQRSNLDDVLGVWPLHGLCGVWGGVAAGIFGSQALGGLGGVSLISQIIGSLAGVAVALIGGVIVYGIVDKVAGLRLSEEDEFHGADLAIHKISATNKDR; this comes from the coding sequence ATGGATAATATTAGTGACGCTATCGACGTATTGTCGCAGAGCGCAAACACTTTATTCATTCTGCTAGGTGCCATTATGGTTCTAGCCATGCACGCAGGCTTTGCCTTTTTAGAAGTAGGTACGGTTCGCCACAAGAACCAAGTGAATGCCTTGGTTAAAATCATTACTGATTTCGCTTTTTCTGGCGTAGCTTACTTTGTTATTGGCTACTACCTAGCCTACGGCAGCCACTTCTTTAATAGTGCAGAAGTACTCGCTGAAGGAAACGGCTACGAGCTGGTGAAGTTCTTCTTCTTACTTACCTTTGCGGCTGCCATTCCAGCCATTGTCTCGGGCGGTATCGCTGAGCGTGGTAAGTTCTACCCATTCTTAATCGCTTCTTCATTAATTGTTGGTTTGGTTTACCCAATTTTCGAAGGCATTATTTGGAACGGTAACTTTGGCTTCCAAGCTTGGCTAGAAGCACAGTTTGGTGCAGCCTTCCATGACTTTGCCGGCTCGGTAGTAGTACACGCAATGGGTGGTTGGTTAGCGCTAGTTGCGATTAAGGTGCTTGGCGCACGTAAAGGCAGAAAGCCAGGCGTGGCATTTGCCCCTTCAAACATTCCATTCTTAGCTTTAGGTGCTTGGGTACTAACCGTTGGCTGGTTCGGCTTTAACGTAATGTCTGCACAAACCATGGATGGCATCAGCGGCTTAGTGGCAGTTAATACCTTAATGGCAATGGTTGGCGGAACGATTGTTGCGCTAGTGGTTGGACGCAATGACCCTGGTTTTGTTCACAATGGTCCATTAGCTGGCCTAGTAGCAGTGTGTGCCGGTTCAGATCTCATGCATCCCATTGGCGCGTTGGTAACCGGTGGTGTAGCTGGAGCCTTGTTTGTTTGGGTATTCACTTGGTTACAACAGCGTTCTAACCTAGATGACGTATTGGGTGTTTGGCCACTTCACGGCTTATGTGGTGTTTGGGGCGGTGTTGCCGCAGGTATCTTCGGTAGCCAAGCGCTAGGCGGTTTAGGCGGCGTATCGCTAATTAGCCAAATCATCGGTAGCCTTGCTGGTGTGGCCGTAGCTCTAATCGGTGGTGTGATTGTTTACGGCATTGTAGATAAAGTTGCTGGCTTGCGTCTTTCTGAAGAAGACGAATTCCACGGCGCTGACTTAGCGATTCACAAAATTAGCGCAACCAACAAAGACCGTTAA